The window AAACTGTTGCTACCCTCAGAAGGACCACAGAAGGAACCGAAGCAGCCATGCAGCAGATCCAACAGGTCATTTCCGATGTTAAGGACGGGAAAGGAAATTTGGGCAAACTGCTTATGGACACCGCCCTTGTTGGCAACCTCGAGTCCGCCATTGCCAACCTTCAAACGATTTCAACCAACGCAGAATTAGCCAGTGTATCTATCAGGCAACTTACCGACTCCATCAACAGGGAGGTGGTCAGTGGCAAGGGTACGGTCAATATGGTCCTGAAGGATACTGCCCTGACCAGGAAGATCCAGAACAGCATGACCAATATTGAAAAAGGAACAGAGGCCTTTAACCAGAACATGGAGGCGGCCAAGCACAATTGGCTCTTCAGGGGCTATTTTAAAAAGCAGGAAAAACAGAGAATCAAAGACTCCATACAGGCCAGCAAGCAATAAAGCCCCAATTCGTATTTACATGTACTGACAAGAATCAGCCCTCCTCCTAGCACAGGTCAAGGATTTGCATAGCTTCCTGTGTTACTTTAGCATTGAAGATTGACATTCATTCATTCTTAAAATAAATAGGTATGACCAACACCAATAAAATGCTGACCGCCCTGGCAGCGGGAATTGCCATCGGTGGTGTTTTGGGATTATTATTTGCCCCTGACAAAGGGGAAAATACCAGGAAAAAAATTTCGGACGGTAAGAAGAAGTTGACAGACTCCATCAACAAAAGCCTGCATGAAGGCAGAGAAAAACTATCTAACCTACGGAGCGGGATGAGGGAAAGTGTTCCGCAGATGAAGGAACCAGCAGACGAGTTTGGAACTTGATCCTCATTTCATTAGCTAGTGAAGAGACCACCGGTAGGACCCCGGTGGTTTTCTTTTTCATTCTTTTCCCCTGATCCTCCTCACCAGCGACAAAGTGGTATTCATATCCCAATTGGCAAACCTTCCGCGTTGTACCACCAGGTTGTTTTCTTCAGGGTGGCTCAAGAAATAATGGAACACAAATTTCTGTTTAGGGTCATGCCAACCCACGATCTGCCCAAATCGAAGGTCATTAAAGACAAGGGTATCCCCCCAATTTTCTACTGTGTAAAACTGTTGTGAAAAACGGACCAGGTGCTGCAATTCCTCGTGGTCAGCAACAGGTTTCAATAAACTATCATTCCTGGGAAAATAACTGAGCCGCATGGTATCGCCCTTGTCAAACAAGGAGCGGAAC is drawn from Flavihumibacter rivuli and contains these coding sequences:
- a CDS encoding YtxH domain-containing protein — encoded protein: MTNTNKMLTALAAGIAIGGVLGLLFAPDKGENTRKKISDGKKKLTDSINKSLHEGREKLSNLRSGMRESVPQMKEPADEFGT